The Brevibacillus choshinensis genome includes the window GACAACCATGATCATTCAGCAAACAAAACTAGTTGATTGCTATGAAATCATTCCCGACATCTACCACGATGAACGGGGCAGATTGACTAAAACCTTTCATCAGGATACGTTTGCGGCCCATAAGCTTCAAACACGCTTTGTCGAGCAATACTATTCTAGTTCACGGAAGAAAGTGCTGAGAGGGTTGCATTTTCAGCTACCCCCTCATCAGCATGTGAAGCTCGTGACTTGCCTGTTTGGGATTATTGTCGACGCGGTAGTAGATTTGAGGGTAGGCTCTCCAACCTATGGGCAGTTTGCCTTGTTTGATCTGCGTGCGGAGAAGGGGAACATGGTTTATGTTCCAGAGGGCATGGCCCACGGTTTTTATGTCGTGAGTGAAAGCGCCATTGTCGTGAATAATGCCTCGAGTGTCTATTCGCCTGAATATGATTGCGGCATC containing:
- a CDS encoding dTDP-4-dehydrorhamnose 3,5-epimerase family protein, which translates into the protein MIIQQTKLVDCYEIIPDIYHDERGRLTKTFHQDTFAAHKLQTRFVEQYYSSSRKKVLRGLHFQLPPHQHVKLVTCLFGIIVDAVVDLRVGSPTYGQFALFDLRAEKGNMVYVPEGMAHGFYVVSESAIVVNNASSVYSPEYDCGIRWDSVGIPWEDEHPVLSQKDSSLVPFPLFQSPFVYEK